Proteins from a single region of Shinella zoogloeoides:
- the gcvT gene encoding glycine cleavage system aminomethyltransferase GcvT, translating to MDGSSELKKTPLHVLNVSLGGRMVPFAGYEMPVQYTAGVMKEHLHTRAAAGLFDVSHMGQVTVRARSGDNADAARALETLVPVDVVGLGEGRQRYALFTNDEGGILDDLMIANRGDHFYVVVNAACKDADFAHMQAKIGDVCELTLHDDRALVALQGPHAEAVLAELWADISSMKFMDVRACDLHDADCIVSRSGYTGEDGFEISIPAALAETVCRRLLDHPDVLPIGLGARDSLRLEAGLCLYGNDIDTSTTPVEGGLEWAIQKVRRKGGEREGGFPGASVILDQLENGADRRRIGLRAEGRAPVRAGAVLATDAEGEDVVGTVTSGGFGPNVDGPVAMGYVAKSAIAPGTQLYAGVRGKFLPVTVSAMPFVKNTFKR from the coding sequence TTGGACGGATCGTCTGAACTCAAGAAAACACCGCTTCACGTGCTGAACGTATCGCTCGGCGGCCGCATGGTGCCGTTCGCCGGCTACGAGATGCCCGTGCAGTATACCGCCGGGGTGATGAAGGAACACCTGCACACCCGCGCCGCCGCCGGTCTCTTCGACGTGTCCCACATGGGTCAGGTCACCGTGCGCGCCCGCTCCGGCGACAATGCCGATGCCGCCCGCGCGCTCGAAACGCTGGTGCCGGTCGATGTGGTCGGCCTCGGCGAAGGCCGCCAGCGCTACGCGCTCTTCACCAATGACGAAGGCGGCATCCTCGACGACCTGATGATCGCCAATCGCGGCGACCACTTCTATGTCGTCGTCAACGCGGCCTGCAAGGACGCGGATTTCGCCCATATGCAGGCGAAGATCGGCGACGTCTGCGAGCTGACGCTGCATGACGACCGCGCGCTGGTCGCGCTGCAAGGGCCGCATGCCGAGGCGGTTCTGGCGGAACTGTGGGCCGACATTTCATCCATGAAGTTCATGGACGTGCGCGCCTGCGACCTGCACGACGCCGACTGCATCGTCTCCCGCTCCGGCTATACCGGCGAGGACGGCTTCGAAATCTCCATTCCCGCAGCCCTTGCCGAAACCGTCTGTCGCCGCCTGCTCGACCATCCGGACGTGCTGCCGATCGGCCTCGGCGCACGCGATTCGCTGCGTCTGGAAGCCGGCCTCTGCCTCTACGGCAACGATATCGACACGAGCACGACGCCGGTCGAAGGCGGTCTCGAATGGGCGATCCAGAAGGTGCGCCGCAAGGGCGGTGAGCGCGAAGGCGGCTTCCCCGGCGCGTCCGTCATCCTCGACCAGCTTGAAAACGGTGCCGACCGCCGCCGCATTGGCCTGCGTGCCGAAGGCCGCGCGCCCGTTCGCGCCGGCGCGGTGCTCGCCACCGATGCCGAAGGCGAGGACGTCGTCGGTACGGTGACTTCCGGCGGCTTCGGCCCGAATGTCGATGGCCCCGTCGCCATGGGCTATGTCGCCAAATCCGCCATCGCCCCCGGCACGCAGCTCTATGCCGGCGTGCGCGGAAAGTTTCTGCCGGTCACCGTATCGGCCATGCCCTTCGTCAAGAACACCTTCAAACGCTGA